CACCGAGGAGGCCACTACCGAGTGCCTGGGCAAGCAGTACAAAGTGCCCACCATCAATCTTTCCAATACCCAGATCGATCCCCAGGTGCTGAAACTGATCCCGGCCGACTTTGCCCAGAAGTATCAGGTGATTCCGGTTGCCCGCCAGGGCAGGACGCTCCAGGTGGCCATGT
This genomic window from bacterium contains:
- a CDS encoding type II secretion system protein GspE, coding for MALKLGDMLLQAGLITKEQLEKALVEQKTSGDKLGACLIKMKFITEEATTECLGKQYKVPTINLSNTQIDPQVLKLIPADFAQKYQVIPVARQGRTLQVAM